From the Methanobacterium sp. BAmetb5 genome, the window ACCATGCTTGGAAGCTTTTCCGGATTTCATCAGGGAGATGGCCTTCAGTGACTATATCCGAAATTAATATTCTGCCTCCTTCTTTTAAAACCCTGTAAACCTCCCTATAGGCTACAGATTTGTCTGGGGTGAGATTTATGACACAGTTACTAATTACCAGATCAACGGAATTATCTTCAAGGGGCAAATTCTCTATTTCCCCCAGTTTAAACTCCACATTATGGTATCCTCCGGCTTTAGCATTTTCAAGGGCAGTTTCTACCATTTTTTCCGTCATATCTACCCCTATGACCTTTCCACTTTCACCCACCTTGTTGGCTGCCAGAAATACATCTATTCCCCCACCAGACCCCAGATCCAGAACTGTTTCACCCTTTTTTATCTCAGCCAGGGCAGTAGGGTTGCCACATCCCAATCCAAATATGGCCTCGGCAGGGATGCTTTTTATTTCTTCCTCAGAATAGCCGACGGCTTTGGCTTGTTGGATTATTCTGTCCACTCCTGTTTCGGAACAACAGGAACATGACGAAGAGTTTTCTTTAGCTGCAATTTTTGAATATCTTTCCTTTACAAAGTCTTTGATTTCTTTTTCCGTCAACTCCAACCACCTGTTAGTTTCATATATTCAAATATATCGATATATAAATAAATTGCCTATCCCCCTTATAAAGTTAACTAATAAATGCCCCCTTAGCATGAGCTGAAAGTTGTGAGGAATTTTTTTAATCTAATTCAACACCATACTTGTTGCACTGTTTCAAAAGTAATTCTCTACTGTTTCCAGTTCCATGGCCAGGCAAATACATTTTACAACCAGTTTTTGCAAGTTTTCCCCAGCTTTTTTCGAGAGCAGGAACATCATCCGCAAAGGGAGGGAATACTGACCAGTTGAACACTCCGAACATGGCATCGCCCACCAAAGCAATTTCATTATCCACAATCAAGCTCATTGACCCTTCTGTGTGGCCCGGAGTGTGGATAAGATAGGTTCGTGGGGTTACCTGGTAGGCATCGTCCACTGTAATATCCGGTTCTACTGACTCATAATGACTGAAACTACTAATTTTCCCACCCAAATTAGACACAATGCAGGTAATGAGATTAGTGCCTGTGGGTAACGAAGAAAAACCTTGTTTTAAGTCATATAATTCTGATTTATGGACAATCACCCTGGTATTGTACCGTTCCTTTACTACTGCGGCGTTTTCTGCGTGATCATAATGGCTATGGGTTAAAACCAGCCAGGACAACTTCTTTCCATCCAGTAAATCATCCAACTTATCGGTGAGACCTTTCAGTGCCCCCCGGTGACTGGTATCCACTAAAATTGAATCATCACCGTCAAAAACCAGGTAAGTATTACTTCTGCCCTTTGTGATGGGGTAAACTTTACATCCACCCGGAGTTAACCATCTTTCCATTAAAAAAACCCCTATATTAGAATCATGAATTATTTGATATTTCAGTACACTCGAACATGCCGGGGATTAATTATACAATTTAATTAAGGATTTAAAAAATTTATGTCCTACATCAACCGGTTACAAATTAGAGAAGCAGAAATCCAGGCATATTCCCGCTCATAATCGTTGAGACTCCTAAATGAAATAGATGATAAGTGGTAGGACAACAATCCCAGGAGATATTGGGATATATCTTCATCCAAAAGGGTAATCATGTTACCATATTTTCTTACCCTCCTTATACACTGAAATGCCTTGATTATGTCCCTATTATCAAAATTTAGTTGAGTATCGGGAGAATCAAGTGGTAAATGAGGTATGTCACTAAGATTTCTAGCATTAAGGAACCTTTCTTCCAGTTTCAACATGTACCTTAGTTTTTCAGGGGAATTGATATCCACACATTCTAGTTTAAAGGCAGTTTCCAGTTTGGCCACATCCCGCAAGATATGAGAATAGTGGGTAGCAGCGAAGTCTATGAGCCAGATATTTAGATCATCATCCAGGAGTACATTCCTCAAGTTCAGATCCCCGTGGGTGGAGGCTTCGTAGCTACTGACCGCCTGGGACCGGCGTTCAGGCATTACATTTTCCACAAAGTAAAGTGGGTTTACGGATGTTCCCAAATTATAGGGGAGTTTAACGTATTTTTCACTGGATGTGAGGTCGAACTTATCTAAAGTGAAATTTTTTATCATATCGTACTGGAAGAAAGAATCATATTCCTCATATAGGTATAGTTCCTTAAGTTTGGGTTGCCCGTACCAGCTACGGAGCACATTTCTAAAGAGTTTGTCCAGGGCATTTAAAACTTCTCCGGTGTCATGGGAAGCATAGTAATCTTCCATGGTTTTTATGGTGCTTTCTCTTCCATTTATACCTGCAAAATTGTACAACAACCCCCCACATGCGTCAATTTTACAGTGATCGATGACGTGGGTGGCATTGTTCTGTATGTAACGTTTTACGTGCTCTTCATATCCCTTAAGTTCACTTCCTAACTCGAACCAGGGCCCCAATTTCATCACAAAGGGCATTTCTTTTCTACCCGAGCGATCCCAGGCATCTACCTTAAACACCGCTGAACCACTGTACCCTCCGGTTATGGGGGTCAGTTGAATTTCAGTTGAATCCGGAAACATTTTACTGGTTATTTCATGGTAGGTGTCGTTCCATCCTTCACAATCCCCACGCAGTGTTATTTCCTGATTTTTCTCAAAAACAATACTTGATATATAAGAAACACCTAAAAGAGCACGTTTCATTTTGGAGTTATCCAAGATATGACTCATATCCAGGAATTCTCCATTTTGAACAATGCTCTTTATGCCACCATCTAGGTCACCCTTTTTCTCCAGGGGAACATGTTTGAAAACCACGGCATGGTTGTGGAGCAACATCTGTTTATTTACGGTGTTGGCGGGATGCATGTAAAACAGGGCCCCCAGTACTTCTTCATCAAAACCAGATAGATCTGTGGTTAAATCAACACCCACCCCAAAACTAATCATTGTTTCACCTTTGAACATAGGATCAGTACCTATATTCATCCATAACTTAATATTATCCGGATGCATAATCATCTCATGATTTTTAGGAGTGAATTTCTTAATGGGAGCTATTTTAATTCCTGATCTGTAAAATTCTTCAACGTCTGCCTGCATAGCCACGCTAATGATACCTTTGAAGTTAGGTTCCCTTTCCCGGGCCAGGGCAAAAAGTGATGCGTAGAGTTCATCCATGGTAAACCCTTCATCATGTTGGGATTCGGCAAATAGAACATTATTAAAATTTCCACCAAGAGCAACGTTAAATCCAGTGTGTATGGTTACCATCCCAGTGTCTGTTGCTGGTATAAGGAAATCCGGAGTGTCATGGCCGTCAGTAGGGAGCCAGACCATGGTCCCCCCAATGGTGATCATTTCCCCCATTATCTCCAAGAAGTCTTTCATCTTCTCCCCTAATCCTCCCAATCCAATGGAGTATTCTGTATTGGAGAATTTCCGGGAATAAATATCCTCTTCTCCCAGGGTGGCCTTGAGTACTTTGGAGATATCACCCACAACATTTAATTTAGAATCACTGGCAGATGATTCTAAAATGGTTAATGAAATCGTTTCATTAACATAAGGAGGGACTTTTATCCAGTTCACCCTTTCCAAGTCGGAGACTGTTGATCCTGATTGCAGGGCATCTTCTACCGTGGGCTTTATGGAGAATATCTGGTCAAAGCCAGCCATTTTTAGTACATCCAGCGGGTAAGACTTCAAATTGCAAAGATGTATGCATCCTCCCTTTTCCTTGAGGGTTCTTTCAGCTCCCAGTAAACTGCGGATACCTCCACTGCTGAGATAACTGACCGGGCCCATGTTAAAAATAACTACCGTATCATTAGGGGTAATCAGGCTTTCCAGGGATTCATTTAATTCCAATGCACCATAAGCATCCAGTCTACCTTGAATTGATATTATCAGCACGCCGCCATCCCTGTGTGAGGATATATTCATGAATTCACTCCCCCGTTATGAACTTCATTTGTTTACCTAAAACTTTGTTCACCGGCCATATAAATTTAAGATAATTACTAAAACATTTCCTGAGGGCTTGTGAAGTTTACTATAACAAAACATCACCGGCATTTATAGTTTTTTGTGAATAAATTCACCAAAAAAAGAAGTTAACAGAAAATTCGAGGATTTTCCCCCTCAATTATTTCTACTGTAGATTTAAATGTGGAATTCCATTCCCCCCGCAAATTTTCAGCCATTTTAGACCATGAATATTCTACTACCAAACTCAAGATAAGATTAGAAGTTGATAAAAATAAAAGAAGGCTTAAGATAAAAAAAATGTTCTTCTGTAGAATTAATTTAGTTTTCTTAAAAACCGTAAAAGGGAAATTATTTGGATTTCCCTCTCAACGCATCAAAATTCTTTCCAGAACCTGTTTTAAAACCAAAAAGGACTCTGAACATGTTTTTGAAGGGTTTTTTATAGATGTGGAGATGGATTAAGGTCCCCACCACCATGAGAATGGATAATTCCACGTGCCAGAAAGTTAAAGAGGGATTTAAAGCAGTTCTTATACCAAGATTTATTAAAACCGCCAATATGATCCCCGTACCACCACTTCCGATGTATCCCATAGTTACCAGTAAATTCCAAATCCTTCGATGCTTGGTGCGGTTTAATATGCCTTTTTTAAATAGGAAATAGGTTATCAGGTAACTTCCTATAATGATCATGGTTACCGGTACCACATGGTAATTGGTTGCATCTCCGTCAAGGTTTCCACTATCTAAACTTGGGGAATCTTGGGGGACGGTAGAGTTTGCATCGGCCTGGTTAGAAAGGTTACCATCATCAACATTTGCCCCGTTTCCATGCCCAGTGTCGGTACTAGTGGCGCCATCGGTGGTGGAAGGATCATCACTCGTAGTACTGGTGGTAGAAGTGTCATCGACAGTGGTAGTGGTGGTTTGGGATAGATCGCATATTCCATTCCCATCCAGGTCCACATATCTAGGACACTGACCCGGGTAGGGATCATTCAGTATTCCGTAGGGACAGGAGGTGGCACATGAAGAAGACATGGTACTGGCTGCTATGAAAGGAATGGTAGAAGCCACCATCAGGAGTCTTTCTTTTAAGGAGGTGCTTTCCAATGCTGATTTTATCCTGCTCCCTGATAATTTTGATTGGATTTTATGGTTGGATAGATTTAGTTTACTGCCTAAACTAGATTTTGAGCCCTTTTTCATTTGGCAGGGAGATTCTTTCTTCATGTTTTCACCCTCCTCTTTGCTGGGGCAAACATGGTCTTAGCTGATTTCCAGTAGGTATGAAAGTGGAATACCGTTACCAGAGCCAGAGTTACACCCAGTTCTACGTGCCAGTACAGTAACTGAGGATTTATTGATAACTTGATCCCCAACTCCATTAATAAAAGCAACAGGAAACCAGCTCCTGCAGATATCAAAAAGGCTATTCCAATTATAAAATTCCATACATTGATGTGTATTGCTTTTTTGATTATATTCATCCGGTAAATGCTGTAAGTAAATAAATAGCCACCTATAAAAGGTAAGGCTGGTAATATCATATCGTAAACCATGAATTGTGCCCCCTTAATTATTTCCATTTCCAAAATCTGATTTTTCGATTAAATTTTTATTTTAATAGATTTTAAAGGCTTTTTGAATGGATTGAATATTATTCAACGTTTTAAAATTATTTAAGATAGTGGTTACCATTTAAAATCACCAGTATCTCAAAATAATTAATGAATATTAGTTTAAAGCCCTAATTATCCATTACACTACTAAATAGATCAACTATATAAAAGTAATTATTCCAAGATTATACCCAAATCTTTCCATAATGATGCCCAATTATTTATTTATAAAATAAAAGGATCATCAATGTTTGATATTAAAATATGGGCATTTATATAGTGTAAAATGGGTAAGATCTGGGCATTAACTTGGAATAATCATTTATCTTACCGCGAGATAATCTAATGCACAACACCAATGGAGGTGAAAAATATGGTGAAAATTCCAAAAAAAGCAGCACTGATCTGTGCACTGGTGATGATGGTCAGTATGGTCCCTGCCTTTGCATTGAATGATACTGACAACAGCACCACGACCACCGACCAGAGTCAGGGCCAGAACTGTAATGGCAACCAGAATCAGTGCCAGGGATCCTGTGACTCTGCTGGTGATGGAAATCAGCATCAATACCAGTATGGTCAGAAGAACTGTCAAGCAGGAACTGGAAACTGTGATCAAAGCCACCAGTACCAGCATGGTCAGGGAAATGGTAACGCCGGCACTGGAAACTGCGACGGTACCAACTGTCCAAATACCTAAGATGAGGGTTAAACTACCTTCATCTTATTTTAGTAATAACACTTATTTTAGCATAAAAATAAAATATTTCAATTTAAATCAAAAATTACGGTGTTTTATTCATGCTATTTAAAATTAACACCACTACCACGGCAAACAGAAATGTGCTGAGATAGTTAGTCCAAGTGTATTCTCCCAAAGCGAAAATCTCGTACAAACCAATAAGCACTACTAGTATTGATAAAATAACTGCCCATAAATTCCAGTTCATTCTTATCACCTTCCATTCTATCATGAAAATGTATCTTTACTTTATTCATCACTACCCATAAACCAGTTTATCTCGATCCAATATCCACTATTTTCCTATGAGAATTACTGAATATCTTTAGCCTGCTTGTTTAAAATAAGTATTACTATATCCTTAATATTAATGTTAGCCAGCCAAAAAGTATTAATAATGATTAAACATTATAAAATAAGTATATATTAGGTTAAGATTTTAGGTTACCTGTTAAAATAAAATAAAGGGAGGCTTAAAAACGAATATAAACTTAAAAGTTATGGGAATGCCCCTGGCCATCATTGCTTTTATAGTGATAATGTTAATTCCCATGCAAGGTTTAAGCTATCCTGGACATGCCGCAATTGCCTTACTTGTTTTTGCCGTGATAATGTGGGCCACTGAAACAGTGCATCTCGCTGTTACTTCCTTAATAATACTCTTTATACAGCCCATAATCGGTGTTGAAAGTTTTGATAGTGCTGTAATTGGTTTTGCCAATCCCATCATTTTCTTAATGATTGGTGGTTTTATCATTGCCGAGGCTATCCGTAAAAGCGGTTTAGCCACACGTTTAACCTATAGCATGTTAAACAAGTTCGGTACCAGCCCAGATAGAAGTATCTTTGTGGCGGTATTCTCCACTGGTATTTTATCTGCCTGGATCGAAAATGTGGTGGCTTTTGCCATGTTACTCCCTATTATCAAGGAAATCATCCCCTTAATGGGTGTTGACGACCCGGAAAATGGTAAAAGTAACTTTGCAAAGGCCATGGTACTTGGTGCATCCTACGGTTCACTGGCCGGCGGATTTGGAACGGAAATAGGTACGGCCCCCAACCTGATGGCCGCAGCCTACACCCACATCCCCTTTGCCAACTGGATGGTATTTGGATTCCCACTGGCCATTATTATGATGCTTATTATCTGGAAACTCTTAAGCAGAGTATTCAAACCAGAAGTAAGCGGAATAGTAGGTGGAAATAAGACCATCTCCAATAAATTGGAATCATTAGGACCCATGAAACGTGTGGAAAAAATTTCCTTAGGTATACTCCTATTTACCATCGCCCTATGGGTCACTGCCAGTTGGACTGGACTTAACAGTTATTCAGTTGCTTTAATCGGTG encodes:
- a CDS encoding MBL fold metallo-hydrolase, which codes for MERWLTPGGCKVYPITKGRSNTYLVFDGDDSILVDTSHRGALKGLTDKLDDLLDGKKLSWLVLTHSHYDHAENAAVVKERYNTRVIVHKSELYDLKQGFSSLPTGTNLITCIVSNLGGKISSFSHYESVEPDITVDDAYQVTPRTYLIHTPGHTEGSMSLIVDNEIALVGDAMFGVFNWSVFPPFADDVPALEKSWGKLAKTGCKMYLPGHGTGNSRELLLKQCNKYGVELD
- a CDS encoding anti-sigma factor antagonist (This anti-anti-sigma factor, or anti-sigma factor antagonist, belongs to a family that includes characterized members SpoIIAA, RsbV, RsfA, and RsfB.); amino-acid sequence: MNISSHRDGGVLIISIQGRLDAYGALELNESLESLITPNDTVVIFNMGPVSYLSSGGIRSLLGAERTLKEKGGCIHLCNLKSYPLDVLKMAGFDQIFSIKPTVEDALQSGSTVSDLERVNWIKVPPYVNETISLTILESSASDSKLNVVGDISKVLKATLGEEDIYSRKFSNTEYSIGLGGLGEKMKDFLEIMGEMITIGGTMVWLPTDGHDTPDFLIPATDTGMVTIHTGFNVALGGNFNNVLFAESQHDEGFTMDELYASLFALAREREPNFKGIISVAMQADVEEFYRSGIKIAPIKKFTPKNHEMIMHPDNIKLWMNIGTDPMFKGETMISFGVGVDLTTDLSGFDEEVLGALFYMHPANTVNKQMLLHNHAVVFKHVPLEKKGDLDGGIKSIVQNGEFLDMSHILDNSKMKRALLGVSYISSIVFEKNQEITLRGDCEGWNDTYHEITSKMFPDSTEIQLTPITGGYSGSAVFKVDAWDRSGRKEMPFVMKLGPWFELGSELKGYEEHVKRYIQNNATHVIDHCKIDACGGLLYNFAGINGRESTIKTMEDYYASHDTGEVLNALDKLFRNVLRSWYGQPKLKELYLYEEYDSFFQYDMIKNFTLDKFDLTSSEKYVKLPYNLGTSVNPLYFVENVMPERRSQAVSSYEASTHGDLNLRNVLLDDDLNIWLIDFAATHYSHILRDVAKLETAFKLECVDINSPEKLRYMLKLEERFLNARNLSDIPHLPLDSPDTQLNFDNRDIIKAFQCIRRVRKYGNMITLLDEDISQYLLGLLSYHLSSISFRSLNDYEREYAWISASLICNRLM
- a CDS encoding DASS family sodium-coupled anion symporter, which translates into the protein MPLAIIAFIVIMLIPMQGLSYPGHAAIALLVFAVIMWATETVHLAVTSLIILFIQPIIGVESFDSAVIGFANPIIFLMIGGFIIAEAIRKSGLATRLTYSMLNKFGTSPDRSIFVAVFSTGILSAWIENVVAFAMLLPIIKEIIPLMGVDDPENGKSNFAKAMVLGASYGSLAGGFGTEIGTAPNLMAAAYTHIPFANWMVFGFPLAIIMMLIIWKLLSRVFKPEVSGIVGGNKTISNKLESLGPMKRVEKISLGILLFTIALWVTASWTGLNSYSVALIGAVLFFVFKVLDWRDAQNGVDWGLIVFFGGALSLGAALLNTGAAEWLITDIVSVLGSNPSTILIMVVLMIIAVCITQVMSNIALAAILVPLSVTLAQTQGLPVGQYAVPVAIACSLSFMLPMADPTVAMAYGTGYVKIKEILKAGVPLVVIGIIITIILLLTPLASPVIG